From one Humulus lupulus chromosome 8, drHumLupu1.1, whole genome shotgun sequence genomic stretch:
- the LOC133794831 gene encoding mitochondrial pyruvate carrier 4 has product MATSKLQALWNHPAGPKTIHFWAPTFKWGISIANVADFSKPPEKLSYPQQIAVACTGIVWSRYSTVITPKNWNLFSVNVAMAGTGLYQLYRKVQHDYSSEAEAVIAKE; this is encoded by the exons ATGGCGACTTCGAAGCTCCAAGCACTCTGGAACCACCCGGCTGGCCCTAAAACTA TTCACTTTTGGGCACCGACATTTAAATGGGGCATCAGCATAGCTAATGTTGCCGACTTCTCTAAACCACCTGAAAAACTTTCGTATCCTCAACAAATAG CGGTTGCTTGCACTGGAATTGTCTGGTCACGTTACAGCACTGTCATCACCCCT AAAAACTGGAATCTTTTTAGTGTAAATGTTGCAATGGCTGGGACAGGACTCTACCAACTTTATCGCAAAGTGCA GCATGATTATTCCTCTGAAGCAGAAGCTGTTATTGCAAAAGAATGA
- the LOC133795081 gene encoding uncharacterized protein LOC133795081 produces MEKAIPRSDSRKNRHTGSCKRRSNVTRSLSNWLQPFSVFEDPTRVPSVNVLTNRIRNCFSFQGITCIHALHICLKFARRNMVFKLSSELLDASKGSGDAIRKQEETHRMTGANRAFAHFR; encoded by the exons ATGGAAAAAGCTATACCAAGAAGTGATTCACGTAAGAATAGACATACAGGTTCATGTAAACGAAGAAGCAATGTCACTCGATCATTATCAAACTGGCTGCAACCTTTTTCTGTCTTTGAGGATCCCACCAGAGTGCCTTCAGTAAATGTCTTG ACAAATCGGATTCGGAATTGTTTTTCATTCCAAGGCATAACTTGTATCCATGCGCTTCATATTTGCCTAAAGTTCGCTCGTCGAAATAtggttttcaaattaagttccgaACTACTGGATGCTTCCAAAGGGAGTGGCGATGCCATACGCAAACAGGAAGAGACTCATAGAATGACAGGGGCAAATAGAGCTTTTGCACATTTTCGTTAA